One stretch of Miscanthus floridulus cultivar M001 chromosome 18, ASM1932011v1, whole genome shotgun sequence DNA includes these proteins:
- the LOC136523009 gene encoding uncharacterized protein At5g01610-like — protein MASQAIQSHRAGTHVITGDAACRKKSIELLEELGLPKGLLPMEDIQEFGYNRETGFMWLVQGKKKVEHTFKKIKQTVSYASEVTAFVEKGKLMKIMGVKTKELMLWLSVVEVYVPEASPDKVTFKTGTGLSDTFDAAAFALGQ, from the coding sequence ATGGCGTCCCAGGCCATCCAGAGCCACCGCGCTGGTACACATGTCATCACCGGAGACGCCGCGTGCAGAAAGAAGTCCATTGAGCTGCTGGAGGAGCTTGGCCTCCCCAAGGGCCTGCTTCCAATGGAGGACATCCAGGAGTTCGGGTACAACCGCGAGACAGGGTTCATGTGGCTGGTGCaggggaagaagaaggtcgaGCACACATTCAAGAAGATCAAGCAGACGGTGTCCTATGCCTCCGAGGTGACGGCGTTCGTCGAGAAGGgcaagctaatgaagatcatgggCGTGAAGACCAAGGAGCTGATGCTCTGGCTCAGCGTCGTCGAGGTCTATGTTCCCGAGGCCTCGCCGGACAAGGTCACCTTCAAAACCGGCACCGGCCTCTCTGACACCTTTGATGCTGCCGCCTTTGCGCTCGGACAGTAA
- the LOC136519477 gene encoding uncharacterized protein At5g01610-like, producing the protein MASQAIESHRTSAEVVTGDAACRKKFVELLEELGLPKGLLPMEDIQEFGYDRDTGFLWLVQGKKKVEHTFKKIKQTVSYASEVTAITEKGKLRKITGVKTKELMLWLSVVEVYVPEATPEKVTFKTGTGLSDTFDATAFAFGE; encoded by the coding sequence ATGGCGTCCCAGGCCATTGAGAGCCACCGCACCAGTGCAGAGGTTGTCACCGGGGACGCCGCGTGCAGGAAGAAGTTCGTTGAGCTGCTGGAGGAGCTCGGCCTCCCCAAGGGCCTGCTTCCAATGGAGGACATCCAGGAGTTTGGGTACGACCGTGACACGGGGTTCTTGTGGCTGGTGCAGGGGAAGAAGAAGGTAGAGCACACCTTCAAGAAGATCAAGCAGACGGTGTCATATGCCTCCGAGGTGACGGCGATCACCGAGAAGGGCAAGCTGAGGAAGATCACCGGCGTGAAGACCAAGGAGCTGATGCTCTGGCTCAGCGTCGTCGAGGTGTATGTTCCCGAGGCCACCCCGGAGAAGGTGACCTTCAAGACCGGTACCGGCCTCTCGGACACCTTTGATGCCACTGCCTTTGCGTTCGGAGAGTAA